In Arthrobacter sp. SLBN-83, one DNA window encodes the following:
- a CDS encoding DUF1304 domain-containing protein — translation MILASLFFAFLAGALHVFIFTMESLTWTRPPTWKRFGIASQSDAETTKPLAYNQGFYNLFLALGAFIGVGLVAFSAPASAQSVAGWTLVFSCCGSMLLAAAVLALTGRKYLRAAVTQGTTPLLAVVLGLLAVLL, via the coding sequence ATGATCCTGGCCTCCCTGTTTTTTGCCTTCCTTGCCGGCGCGCTGCATGTCTTCATCTTCACCATGGAGTCGCTGACCTGGACCCGGCCGCCAACCTGGAAGCGCTTTGGCATCGCGTCCCAGTCAGACGCGGAGACCACCAAGCCGCTGGCGTACAACCAAGGCTTCTACAACCTGTTCCTGGCGCTCGGGGCATTCATTGGGGTGGGGCTCGTGGCGTTCAGCGCCCCGGCGTCGGCGCAGTCCGTGGCAGGCTGGACCCTTGTCTTCAGTTGCTGCGGGTCCATGCTGCTGGCCGCGGCCGTCCTGGCCCTGACCGGGCGCAAGTACCTCCGCGCCGCCGTAACTCAGGGCACCACGCCGCTGCTCGCCGTCGTCCTGGGCCTGCTGGCAGTACTGCTGTAG
- a CDS encoding helix-turn-helix domain-containing protein, whose product MGQSAEFGKFLKAMRSRLSPEVAGTGPSTGARRVPGLRREEVARLAGVSTDYYVRLEQGRNIHPSRTVLDAVARALRLDSSEHAHMLDLLENCASAPREPGAGAAQGVRPALRQLLDAVGDVPALVLGRRNDVLAGNRMAFLLFTDFPSLPPAERNLTRWTILDPAARELFRDWKTVAAEAAGSLRLDVGRHPNDPQANHLVGELAVHSEHFRQWWAGHRVATRAAGTVRLHHPAVGDLELNFENLVLPEDPDQTLRVYSARPGSPSSDALALLGSLGVGPDTDVEGDAAIVAESGELG is encoded by the coding sequence ATGGGTCAAAGCGCCGAGTTCGGAAAATTCCTCAAAGCCATGCGGTCCCGGTTGAGTCCGGAAGTCGCCGGGACAGGTCCCAGCACGGGCGCCCGCAGGGTCCCCGGACTGCGCCGGGAGGAAGTGGCGCGGCTGGCCGGCGTCAGCACCGATTACTACGTCCGTCTGGAGCAGGGCCGCAATATCCACCCGTCCCGCACGGTCCTGGACGCGGTGGCCCGGGCGCTGCGCCTGGACAGCAGCGAGCACGCGCACATGCTGGACCTGCTTGAAAACTGCGCCAGTGCTCCCCGCGAGCCCGGTGCCGGTGCGGCCCAGGGTGTCCGGCCGGCGCTGCGCCAACTCCTTGACGCGGTTGGCGACGTGCCCGCGCTGGTTCTGGGGCGGCGCAACGATGTCCTGGCCGGAAACAGGATGGCATTCCTGCTGTTCACCGATTTCCCGTCGCTGCCGCCCGCCGAGCGGAACCTCACCCGGTGGACCATTCTTGACCCCGCCGCCCGCGAACTCTTCAGGGACTGGAAGACGGTGGCGGCCGAAGCCGCCGGATCGCTTCGCCTGGATGTGGGCCGGCACCCCAACGATCCCCAGGCGAACCACCTGGTGGGTGAGCTGGCGGTCCACAGTGAACACTTCCGCCAGTGGTGGGCAGGGCACCGGGTGGCAACCCGGGCTGCCGGAACCGTCCGGCTGCATCACCCCGCCGTGGGGGACCTGGAACTGAACTTTGAAAACCTTGTCCTGCCGGAGGACCCCGACCAGACCCTTCGGGTGTATTCCGCGCGGCCCGGATCGCCGTCCTCGGACGCCCTGGCCCTGCTGGGCAGCTTGGGTGTGGGCCCGGACACTGATGTGGAAGGGGACGCTGCCATCGTGGCGGAAAGCGGCGAGCTGGGCTGA
- a CDS encoding four-carbon acid sugar kinase family protein has product MTHEADVLAAYPADLEIPAGLVASALAASNAEVPRVLVVLDDDPTGTQSVADLPVLTRWEVQDFDWAFSQGKPAVYVLTNTRSLDPAEAAARNEEVVRNALAAASDAAIRVGFVSRSDSTLRGHYPLEPDVIAATVVEVSGEKTDGVVLVPAFPDAGRLTVGGVHYMRGTEGILVPVSETEFAKDASFGFSTSVMADYIAEKSQGRFPADSVIVLDLNIIRAGSSAQDPAISAKAIADAIEPATDSTPIVADIVTENDLRALALGLEEAERRGKKLLYRVGPPFVRGRIGQEVRAALTAEEAYAGNTPSEAGGLIVVGSHVGLTTRQLNVLTAEHGSARIIEIDVEKLLAEETEAKAHLDQTVEAVVEALRAGDVIVHTSRLLIKTDDPAESLRIARTVSAAVVDVVNRTLKTFPPRFVIAKGGITSSDVAAHGLEIRHAIVRGPMLPGIVSLWEPVDGPAKGIPYIVFAGNVGDDDSLAQVTRKLSTKF; this is encoded by the coding sequence GTGACGCATGAAGCAGACGTTCTGGCCGCCTATCCGGCAGACCTCGAGATCCCCGCTGGGCTGGTTGCCTCCGCGCTGGCCGCTTCCAACGCGGAGGTTCCCCGCGTCCTGGTAGTGCTCGACGACGACCCCACCGGAACGCAGTCCGTGGCAGACCTGCCGGTGCTCACCCGGTGGGAGGTCCAGGACTTCGATTGGGCCTTTAGTCAGGGCAAGCCGGCTGTTTACGTCCTGACCAACACACGCAGCCTCGATCCTGCAGAAGCGGCAGCCCGCAATGAGGAAGTGGTCCGCAATGCACTCGCCGCAGCCAGTGATGCCGCCATCCGCGTGGGCTTCGTCAGCCGGAGCGACTCCACCCTTCGCGGCCACTACCCGCTGGAACCGGACGTCATTGCGGCCACGGTCGTCGAGGTCAGCGGGGAGAAGACCGACGGCGTCGTGCTGGTTCCGGCGTTCCCCGATGCCGGGCGGCTCACCGTCGGCGGCGTCCACTACATGCGCGGCACTGAAGGCATCCTGGTTCCGGTGTCCGAAACCGAGTTCGCCAAGGACGCATCGTTCGGCTTCAGCACCTCGGTGATGGCTGACTACATCGCGGAGAAGTCCCAGGGCCGGTTCCCCGCGGACTCCGTGATCGTCCTGGACCTGAACATCATCCGCGCCGGTTCCTCCGCGCAGGACCCGGCGATTTCCGCCAAGGCCATCGCCGACGCCATCGAGCCCGCAACGGACTCCACTCCGATCGTGGCGGACATCGTCACCGAGAACGACCTCCGCGCCCTGGCCCTGGGCCTGGAAGAAGCCGAACGCCGCGGCAAGAAGCTCCTGTACCGCGTCGGCCCGCCGTTCGTCCGCGGCCGTATCGGCCAGGAAGTCCGCGCCGCGCTGACCGCCGAAGAAGCGTACGCCGGCAACACCCCATCGGAGGCCGGTGGCCTGATTGTGGTGGGATCGCACGTTGGCCTCACCACGCGCCAGCTCAACGTCCTCACCGCGGAACACGGCTCCGCGCGCATTATCGAGATCGACGTCGAAAAGCTCCTCGCTGAGGAAACCGAAGCCAAGGCGCACTTGGACCAGACCGTGGAAGCCGTCGTCGAGGCCCTTCGCGCCGGCGACGTCATCGTCCACACCAGCCGCCTGCTCATTAAGACCGATGACCCCGCCGAAAGCCTGCGGATCGCGCGGACGGTCTCCGCCGCCGTCGTGGACGTGGTCAACCGGACCCTGAAGACCTTCCCGCCCCGGTTCGTCATCGCCAAGGGCGGCATCACCTCCTCGGACGTGGCAGCCCACGGCCTGGAAATCAGGCACGCAATCGTCCGCGGCCCCATGCTGCCCGGCATCGTCAGCCTGTGGGAGCCCGTGGACGGACCTGCCAAGGGCATCCCCTACATTGTCTTCGCCGGCAACGTGGGCGATGACGACTCCCTGGCCCAGGTCACCCGCAAGCTCAGCACCAAGTTCTGA
- a CDS encoding dodecin, whose protein sequence is MSNHTYSISEIVGTSTEGVDDAVRNGIAKASQTLRNLDWFEVKEVRGHLEDGKVADWQVTIKIGFRLEEH, encoded by the coding sequence TTGTCCAACCACACGTACAGCATTTCTGAAATTGTCGGCACCTCCACCGAAGGCGTGGACGACGCCGTCCGCAACGGTATTGCCAAGGCGTCCCAGACCCTGCGGAACCTCGACTGGTTCGAAGTCAAGGAGGTCCGCGGCCACCTGGAGGACGGGAAGGTTGCGGACTGGCAGGTCACCATCAAGATCGGCTTCCGCTTGGAAGAGCACTGA
- a CDS encoding GNAT family N-acetyltransferase, with product MTENTASAEDKFTANVSLRRNDAQHRYELLVDGRLAVQAFFRDLPGHIDFTHTETGQEFEGKGLGKVLAHFALDDVVATGKRIIPHCPFISGYLRKHEGYEQFVDWPDR from the coding sequence ATGACCGAGAACACCGCGTCCGCGGAGGACAAGTTCACCGCCAACGTCTCGCTGCGGCGCAACGACGCCCAGCACCGGTACGAACTCCTGGTGGATGGCAGGCTTGCGGTGCAGGCGTTTTTCCGCGACCTTCCCGGGCACATCGACTTCACCCACACGGAGACCGGGCAGGAATTCGAAGGCAAGGGCCTGGGAAAAGTTTTGGCGCACTTCGCGCTGGACGATGTGGTGGCCACCGGCAAGCGCATCATCCCGCACTGCCCGTTCATTTCCGGCTACCTCCGCAAGCACGAAGGCTACGAACAGTTCGTTGACTGGCCGGACCGCTGA
- a CDS encoding FadR/GntR family transcriptional regulator: MARKSLVGVVADELLDRIIEGEFPPGSTVPGEHELSARHEVSRMTVREAMKTLQAQRILSVERGRGTFVNPLSSWASLEAVLRAASEGKNDADASIQLIELRRMLETGACELAAGRIAEEDIASLFNYISAMKAAHSINDVGAFVEADLAFHDVILRASGNVFVSVLFEPLHRVLEKRRAETSAVPEIQEHAIGHHQNIAEALQSRDAVRSRQAMDDHMQQTLDDLKHLVLETK; encoded by the coding sequence ATGGCAAGGAAGTCGCTGGTTGGCGTGGTGGCCGACGAACTGCTGGACCGCATCATCGAAGGCGAGTTCCCGCCCGGCTCCACCGTCCCCGGGGAGCACGAACTCAGCGCCCGCCACGAGGTCAGCCGCATGACGGTCCGTGAAGCGATGAAGACGCTGCAGGCGCAACGCATCCTGAGCGTGGAGCGCGGACGCGGCACGTTCGTCAATCCCCTCAGCAGCTGGGCCTCGCTGGAAGCCGTCCTGCGCGCAGCGTCCGAGGGCAAGAACGACGCCGATGCCTCCATCCAGCTCATCGAGCTCCGCCGCATGCTCGAAACCGGAGCCTGCGAGCTTGCCGCCGGACGAATCGCGGAAGAAGACATCGCCTCCCTCTTCAACTACATTTCGGCGATGAAGGCCGCCCACAGCATCAATGACGTGGGCGCGTTCGTGGAAGCAGACCTTGCGTTCCACGACGTCATCCTGCGAGCCTCCGGCAACGTGTTTGTGTCTGTCCTGTTTGAGCCGCTGCACCGGGTCCTGGAGAAGCGCAGGGCCGAGACCTCAGCCGTTCCTGAAATCCAGGAGCACGCCATCGGCCATCATCAGAATATTGCCGAAGCCCTGCAGTCCCGTGACGCAGTCCGGTCCCGCCAGGCCATGGACGACCACATGCAGCAGACCCTCGATGACCTGAAGCATCTGGTATTGGAAACCAAGTAG
- a CDS encoding acyltransferase family protein produces the protein MGNSGRRESDSVPDTANRDPAIDLVRFICLALVVVGHSMMVSPVLHPDGTVTTENTLGDQHWFEPVIWIFMVMPLFFVTGGITGLQSWRRLKAGGGTAAQFIRARLLRLVRPATALLASMVAGLSVAGALGVDQQVVQLMATGAAMPLWFLAAYLAAQLNIPALAALHARAPWLTLGLLTGLVVAVDCLRGALPDLANVNLVFVWCAVQQLGFLAADGYFSRLSPSGLLGVAVAAHLLLGLVTGLGLYRGNMLVNLNPPNLTLVILGVAQLAVMELARPLLAPLAQVGWISRLLTLAGARSLTVYLWHLPLLAAMSGLLLLAPIPKPGSGTAAWWWSRPLVVLVLVLLLLPVVAAFGHLEERTTAMHAFRCRPALAGAGVVVVFIPVADAALNGLSLGLLAAGAVCFFVATLLLGGVPLGDRRKRKRGRRGIASGVK, from the coding sequence GTGGGCAACAGCGGCAGGCGGGAGTCAGATTCCGTGCCGGACACGGCGAACCGTGATCCGGCCATCGACCTTGTCCGCTTCATCTGCCTGGCGCTGGTGGTGGTGGGGCACTCCATGATGGTCAGCCCCGTCCTGCACCCGGACGGCACTGTGACCACGGAAAATACCCTGGGTGATCAGCACTGGTTCGAGCCGGTCATCTGGATCTTCATGGTCATGCCCTTGTTTTTCGTCACCGGCGGCATCACTGGGCTGCAGTCCTGGCGCCGGCTCAAGGCAGGCGGCGGCACGGCGGCCCAGTTCATCCGCGCCCGGCTCCTGCGCCTGGTCCGCCCGGCCACCGCGCTGCTGGCATCCATGGTGGCAGGCCTTTCCGTGGCCGGCGCGCTGGGAGTTGACCAGCAGGTGGTCCAGCTCATGGCCACCGGCGCAGCCATGCCCCTATGGTTCCTGGCCGCGTACCTCGCGGCGCAGCTGAACATTCCGGCTTTGGCGGCGCTGCACGCCCGTGCCCCCTGGCTCACCCTCGGCCTGCTCACCGGGCTGGTGGTTGCCGTGGACTGCCTCCGGGGCGCACTGCCTGACCTTGCCAACGTCAACTTGGTCTTCGTGTGGTGCGCGGTTCAGCAACTGGGGTTCCTGGCCGCCGACGGCTACTTTTCCCGCCTTTCCCCCTCGGGGCTGCTGGGCGTGGCCGTGGCGGCACACCTGCTGCTGGGACTCGTGACCGGGCTGGGGCTGTATCGGGGAAACATGCTGGTCAACCTCAACCCACCCAACCTGACCCTGGTGATCCTGGGCGTCGCGCAGTTGGCCGTGATGGAACTGGCGCGCCCGCTCCTGGCACCGCTGGCCCAAGTGGGCTGGATCAGCCGGCTGCTGACACTCGCCGGGGCGAGGTCCCTGACGGTGTACCTGTGGCACCTGCCGCTCCTGGCGGCTATGTCCGGGCTGCTGCTCCTGGCCCCGATCCCCAAACCCGGTTCCGGCACGGCCGCATGGTGGTGGTCGCGGCCCCTGGTGGTCCTTGTGCTGGTCCTCCTGCTCCTGCCGGTGGTGGCGGCCTTTGGCCACTTGGAGGAACGGACGACGGCGATGCACGCCTTCCGCTGCCGGCCCGCCTTGGCGGGGGCCGGCGTCGTGGTGGTCTTCATCCCCGTTGCGGACGCCGCCCTTAACGGACTGTCACTGGGACTGCTCGCAGCCGGCGCCGTCTGCTTCTTTGTGGCCACTCTCTTGCTGGGTGGCGTTCCGTTGGGTGACCGGCGGAAGAGGAAGAGGGGGAGAAGGGGCATTGCCAGCGGGGTGAAGTAG
- a CDS encoding GntP family transporter: MNHLINPLIQRAADAPAIKPAVELGTPLLLTIAAAGIAILLVMIIRFKIQAFVALLTVSILVAVAATIPLQDIFTVVSSGVGSTMGKVAILIALGAVLGRMIEVSGGVQSLADHFTRKLGARRVAVALTAVGFLVAIPVFFEVGIIVLVPIVYAFAKIAKVHPVKFGLPMAGIMLSIHVAVPPHPGIVAGAGVLGADIGLIALISLLICVPLGFLSYWVASIMNRKDYELLPAVKTQVEEFGSKSLVKVGHDGPGAAAIAPPRPGLIIFLIAAPIVQILLGTVGTLVIPKSDPLYGLASFVGNPFLALLVAVALSFFLLAVRRGWSFRETGEIFEGSLPPIASILMVVAAGGVFGNVLQVSGIGGALSKTLDTLGVPLLLLGFIISLALRAAQGSATVAIVTTTGLLSAAVSGGGYSPAQIAVIVIAIGFGALGLSHVTDAGFWVVVRYYGLTVSDGLKTWTVLTTILGVAGLLLTFVAWILVGGLGA; this comes from the coding sequence GTGAACCACCTGATCAACCCGCTGATACAGCGGGCGGCCGATGCCCCGGCCATCAAGCCTGCCGTTGAGCTGGGCACCCCGCTGCTGCTCACCATCGCAGCAGCAGGCATCGCCATCCTGCTGGTGATGATCATCCGCTTCAAGATCCAGGCCTTCGTGGCCCTGCTCACCGTCAGCATCCTGGTGGCCGTGGCCGCAACCATCCCGCTGCAGGACATCTTCACCGTGGTCTCCAGCGGCGTTGGCAGCACCATGGGCAAGGTAGCCATCCTGATCGCACTGGGCGCAGTCCTGGGCCGCATGATCGAAGTTTCCGGCGGCGTCCAGTCGCTGGCCGACCACTTCACCCGCAAGCTCGGCGCCCGCCGGGTCGCTGTGGCGCTGACCGCCGTCGGCTTCCTGGTGGCCATCCCGGTCTTCTTCGAGGTGGGCATCATCGTGCTGGTGCCCATCGTGTACGCCTTCGCCAAGATCGCCAAGGTTCACCCGGTCAAGTTCGGTCTTCCCATGGCCGGCATCATGCTTTCCATCCACGTGGCAGTCCCGCCGCACCCCGGCATCGTGGCGGGCGCGGGCGTGCTTGGCGCGGACATCGGACTCATCGCCCTGATCTCGCTGCTGATCTGCGTTCCCCTGGGCTTCCTGTCCTACTGGGTGGCGTCCATCATGAACCGCAAGGACTACGAACTCCTGCCGGCCGTGAAGACCCAGGTGGAGGAATTCGGCTCCAAGTCACTGGTCAAGGTGGGCCACGACGGACCCGGCGCCGCCGCCATCGCCCCGCCGCGGCCGGGCCTGATCATCTTCCTGATCGCGGCACCCATCGTGCAGATCCTGCTGGGTACCGTCGGCACGCTCGTCATCCCCAAGTCGGACCCCCTGTACGGCCTCGCGTCGTTCGTCGGAAACCCCTTCCTGGCCCTGCTCGTGGCCGTGGCGTTGTCCTTCTTCCTGCTGGCCGTCCGCCGCGGCTGGTCCTTCAGGGAAACCGGCGAAATCTTCGAAGGTTCCCTGCCTCCCATCGCCTCCATCCTGATGGTGGTGGCGGCCGGCGGCGTGTTCGGCAATGTGCTGCAGGTCTCCGGCATCGGCGGCGCCCTCTCCAAGACCCTGGACACCCTGGGCGTGCCGCTGCTGCTGCTCGGCTTCATCATCTCGCTGGCCCTGCGCGCGGCCCAGGGTTCGGCCACCGTGGCCATCGTCACCACCACCGGCCTGCTGTCCGCGGCGGTCAGCGGCGGCGGCTACAGCCCGGCGCAGATCGCCGTGATCGTGATCGCCATCGGCTTCGGCGCCCTGGGCCTGTCCCACGTGACCGACGCCGGGTTCTGGGTGGTGGTGCGGTACTACGGCCTGACCGTGTCCGATGGCCTGAAGACCTGGACCGTCCTGACCACCATCCTGGGCGTGGCCGGCTTGCTGCTGACCTTCGTCGCCTGGATCCTGGTGGGAGGGCTGGGCGCCTGA
- a CDS encoding NAD(P)-dependent oxidoreductase, translating into MTSNYTVTVLGLGAMGLPMATRLASQLTVHGFDIAEARLKLAEEAGITTFTTARDAAKGANAVLLAVRNGEQLNEVLFGENGVASVLEPGAVVILGSTVGTDAIPATVAKLAEYGVDLVDAPLSGGPKRAGEGDLLIVVGASPEAREKAAPALELLASTLTVVGDNPGDGQALKTVNQLLCGVHIAAAAEALALADALGLDQAKTLAALEAGAAGSFMLSNRGPRILEAYNEEGAEVLSRLDIFVKDMGIVGKAARAAGLAAPVAAAAEQLYLLGQAQGLAAADDSAVIKVVAPTKRTK; encoded by the coding sequence ATGACCAGCAACTACACCGTCACCGTCCTGGGCCTCGGCGCCATGGGCCTGCCCATGGCCACCCGACTGGCTTCCCAGCTCACCGTCCACGGCTTCGACATCGCCGAGGCGCGCCTCAAGCTCGCTGAAGAAGCCGGCATCACCACCTTCACCACGGCCCGCGACGCCGCCAAGGGTGCCAACGCGGTACTCCTGGCCGTCCGCAACGGTGAGCAGCTCAACGAGGTCCTCTTCGGCGAAAACGGCGTGGCCTCCGTGCTGGAGCCGGGCGCCGTCGTCATTCTCGGCAGCACGGTGGGCACTGACGCCATCCCCGCCACGGTGGCCAAGCTGGCCGAATACGGCGTGGACCTGGTGGACGCCCCGCTGTCCGGCGGTCCCAAGCGCGCCGGCGAAGGCGACCTGCTGATCGTCGTGGGCGCTTCCCCCGAGGCCCGCGAAAAGGCAGCCCCCGCCCTGGAACTGCTGGCCTCCACGCTCACCGTGGTGGGCGACAACCCCGGCGACGGCCAGGCCCTGAAGACCGTCAACCAGCTCCTGTGCGGCGTCCACATCGCCGCCGCTGCCGAGGCCCTGGCCCTGGCCGACGCGCTGGGACTGGACCAGGCCAAGACCCTTGCCGCCCTGGAAGCGGGCGCCGCCGGCTCCTTCATGCTGTCCAACCGCGGCCCCCGCATCCTGGAGGCCTACAACGAGGAGGGCGCCGAGGTCCTGTCCCGCCTGGACATCTTCGTCAAGGACATGGGCATCGTAGGCAAGGCCGCACGCGCCGCCGGCCTGGCAGCCCCCGTCGCCGCCGCCGCCGAGCAGCTCTACCTGCTGGGCCAGGCCCAGGGCCTCGCCGCCGCCGACGACTCCGCGGTCATCAAGGTGGTCGCCCCCACCAAGCGCACCAAGTAA
- a CDS encoding class II fructose-bisphosphate aldolase, with translation MHTRLDHLVTSALQQGSAVPAFTCYDFTTALAVVGAAEESGRGVILLVAPKTAATANGLRLITALRGLADAAAVPVAVQLDHASDLQVMADAVQAGADSVLADGSSLPYEDNIALVQAARARLGAEVVLEAELGGLAGDEDRAFGADQSGVDVAGLTDSAQVEDFVSRTGAELLAVAVGNVHGKYKGEPKLRWDVLQDIAARIHIPLVLHGASGIPAEELVKAAVMNVGKVNFNTELRTGVLATLQDQLPGHRADGENLQGLLALWNESAKGFAVTTLATLAR, from the coding sequence ATGCATACCCGACTGGACCACCTGGTCACCTCCGCCCTGCAGCAGGGTTCCGCAGTTCCCGCCTTCACTTGCTACGACTTCACCACAGCGCTGGCTGTTGTGGGTGCCGCGGAAGAATCCGGCAGGGGCGTGATCCTGCTGGTGGCACCCAAGACCGCCGCCACCGCCAACGGCCTCCGCCTCATCACGGCGTTGCGCGGCCTGGCCGATGCTGCTGCGGTGCCGGTCGCGGTGCAGCTCGACCACGCCTCCGACCTCCAGGTCATGGCCGACGCCGTCCAGGCGGGGGCGGATTCCGTCCTGGCCGACGGTTCGTCCCTTCCCTATGAGGACAACATTGCGCTGGTCCAGGCCGCCCGTGCGCGGCTGGGTGCCGAGGTGGTGCTCGAAGCCGAACTGGGCGGCCTGGCAGGGGACGAGGACCGTGCCTTCGGAGCAGACCAGTCCGGCGTCGACGTGGCTGGCCTGACGGACTCCGCGCAGGTGGAGGACTTTGTCTCCCGCACCGGCGCGGAGCTGCTGGCCGTCGCGGTGGGCAACGTCCACGGCAAATACAAAGGTGAGCCGAAGCTGCGCTGGGACGTGCTGCAGGACATCGCGGCGCGGATCCACATTCCGCTGGTACTGCACGGCGCCTCCGGAATACCGGCGGAGGAGCTGGTCAAGGCTGCCGTCATGAACGTCGGCAAGGTCAACTTCAACACGGAGCTGCGGACCGGCGTGCTGGCCACCCTCCAGGACCAGCTTCCCGGGCACCGTGCGGACGGCGAGAACCTGCAGGGCCTCCTGGCTCTCTGGAACGAGTCGGCCAAGGGCTTTGCCGTCACCACACTGGCCACGCTGGCACGGTAG